The genomic stretch CACTCTCAGCCTCCTTAATTTTATTCAAGCTATTACTCCCTTATCCTGGCGAGAAAAACGCTCTATGCAGGGTCTGTGGCCTCATGGCGCACCTTATAGCGCGACTTGCTGTTTGCGCTTGGGCTTATGTCGAATATCCAGGGCAGTCATTATGACCTTGACATGCTTAATTATGTGTGGATAGTGGATGGGTTTCAATCAAACTGATTTACAGCAGTCATTATGACCCTACGAGGCAAACAAATGACCTACTACCCCCCAACGTTTCAATCAAACTGATTTACAGCAGTCATTATGACCCAACAAGGGTATGACGACCTTGCAGAAAGGACTCGGTTTCAATCAAACTGATTTACAGCAGTCATTATGACCTGTGGTTCTGATTTGCCAAAGAAAATCGATAGCTTAAATATGCATTTCCGCGAATCGACCCCTGCTGTTACAACTTTCTTGGAAAATCTATATTTCATTACAAGTGCATCCTTTCCAATATGATGAAAATACTGATACAATTCTGTTCCGCTAACCTCCAAGCATTTTCCTGCAAAATAATGGCTTCCGGAGGTTCGCCATTGCCATTTTTCGGTTAGGAAAAGAAACTGGTTAAGTCCGCCCTTGACTCATCCTCATTTATTTCCATTTACACACAGGAAATCAATATCATAACTCCATCATCAATTCTTAAAATGCATATATCTGCTATCTCTACAACACCTTCATATTTCTTGTTTATAGATATTTTATTGGACCTGGCAGGTAAAAACGATCTGGTGGGGAGGTTTGGGAAGGTCGTCTGAAGATCGCTCAGAGTTGTAAATACCTCATCATCATGGGAATGGCGACAAAGGTGCCGATAGAGCTGCCAATGTTGACGAAGGCCACCAGTAGCAGGATTCGTGTAATTTTATTGTTCCAGAAGCCGCGTAACGAGGTAATGTCTTCCCTCAGGGCGATGAAGTCTTTGACCTGAGGTTTCCGCAACGTTGCTTCGGTGAGGCCCGCTACCCAGCCGGCCGCTATCATCGGGTTTAGGGAGGTGATCGGCGCTGCGATTACCGAAGCGGCGATAGTGGCCGGATGCGCCAGTACAAGAACGGCGCCAAGACCGGCAAGGACTGAGTTTACAATGATCCACCATTTGATCATGTTCAGGCTTGCCAGGCTTCCCGAATTAAAAAATCCGGCTGTTATCAGTCCAATTACGGCTGCAGGAATGCCCCATGCGAAAACCTTTCCCCAGCGGCTTTTGGGAGGAAGTTCATTAAGAGCAGAAAGATTTACTTCCTTTCCGATATTTTCTAATATTCCGGGGACGTGTCCGGCACCCACCACTGCAACAATCTTAGAACCGGGAGCATTTTTTATTTTATCGGCTAAATATTTATCTCTTTCATCAATAAGAACGGCTTTTATTTCCGGGAGCTTCTGTC from Syntrophales bacterium encodes the following:
- a CDS encoding TraB/GumN family protein encodes the protein MHDGKEIILVGTAHVSRESSELVEQVIAAEKPDTVCVELCSARFEAIKHNKKWQETDIVKVIREKQTSLLLSQLLMASFQKKIADKFGIKPGEEMLRAIDQAEKTGAEIVLADRDIRITLLRTWRMMRFWNKIKFLPEMLLSMLTSEDISEEEIEKLKQRDVLELALETFGQKLPEIKAVLIDERDKYLADKIKNAPGSKIVAVVGAGHVPGILENIGKEVNLSALNELPPKSRWGKVFAWGIPAAVIGLITAGFFNSGSLASLNMIKWWIIVNSVLAGLGAVLVLAHPATIAASVIAAPITSLNPMIAAGWVAGLTEATLRKPQVKDFIALREDITSLRGFWNNKITRILLLVAFVNIGSSIGTFVAIPMMMRYLQL